Proteins found in one Acidimicrobiales bacterium genomic segment:
- a CDS encoding lysoplasmalogenase family protein, with translation MTAAAGILLAAAAVGAVADWAAVGTGRRRLEAVAKPATLALLVGAAVALDPASGAARAWFVVALLASLAGDVALLPAVERFTAGLAAFLAAHLAYVAGFLADGHHAAPLAAGAVLVVAALATAGRAVVRGARRRSPALAGPVAAYALALAAMVVAGWSTGEAAALAGTTLFLVSDGLLAWDRFVAAAPGGRVAVHVTYHLAQGLLVVSLAS, from the coding sequence GTGACGGCCGCCGCCGGCATCCTGCTGGCGGCGGCCGCCGTCGGCGCCGTCGCCGACTGGGCGGCGGTCGGCACCGGCCGCCGCCGGCTGGAGGCGGTGGCCAAGCCCGCGACCCTGGCGCTGCTCGTCGGCGCGGCGGTCGCGCTCGACCCCGCGTCCGGGGCGGCGAGAGCGTGGTTCGTCGTCGCCCTCCTCGCCTCCCTGGCCGGCGACGTCGCCCTCCTGCCCGCCGTGGAGCGCTTCACGGCCGGGCTGGCCGCCTTCCTCGCCGCCCACCTCGCCTACGTCGCCGGGTTCCTGGCCGACGGCCACCACGCCGCCCCGCTCGCCGCCGGCGCCGTGCTCGTCGTCGCCGCGCTGGCCACGGCCGGGCGGGCCGTCGTCCGGGGCGCCCGCCGCCGGTCGCCGGCCCTCGCCGGGCCGGTCGCCGCCTACGCGCTCGCGCTGGCGGCCATGGTCGTCGCCGGGTGGAGCACGGGCGAGGCGGCCGCGCTGGCCGGCACCACCCTGTTCCTCGTCTCCGACGGGCTGCTGGCCTGGGACCGGTTCGTCGCCGCCGCGCCCGGCGGCCGGGTCGCCGTCCACGTCACCTACCACCTCGCCCAGGGCCTGCTGGTGGTCTCCCTGGCGTCCTGA
- a CDS encoding DUF4333 domain-containing protein gives MRRIAAIALLGLLAACSLSDDLDMVKAESALRSEIARHYGVAVDEVACPDEVAMEDGGTFTCRVTVAGQELPVEATQDDGDGNVTFEATAAVIDVVEKTAELQEAIAAENAGAHLRLYCGDRPVLVLEPGGTFDCLLEGPDLPLRRVVVTVEDVDGATTFTTG, from the coding sequence GTGCGCCGCATCGCCGCGATCGCGCTCCTCGGGCTCCTCGCCGCCTGCTCGCTGAGCGACGACCTCGACATGGTGAAGGCCGAGTCGGCCCTGCGCAGCGAGATCGCCCGCCACTACGGGGTCGCCGTCGACGAGGTCGCCTGCCCCGACGAGGTGGCGATGGAGGACGGCGGCACGTTCACCTGCCGGGTGACGGTGGCCGGCCAGGAGCTGCCCGTCGAGGCCACCCAGGACGACGGCGACGGCAACGTCACGTTCGAGGCGACGGCGGCGGTGATCGACGTCGTCGAGAAGACGGCCGAGCTCCAGGAGGCGATCGCGGCGGAGAACGCGGGCGCCCACCTCCGCCTCTACTGCGGCGACCGGCCCGTGCTGGTGCTGGAGCCGGGCGGCACGTTCGACTGCCTGCTCGAGGGGCCGGACCTGCCGCTGCGGCGGGTGGTCGTGACCGTCGAGGACGTCGACGGGGCGACCACGTTCACGACCGGCTGA